Part of the Aureitalea marina genome, GGTCCATTTTATGCGTAGTTCCAGCAACGGTAACCTGCCGCTCCTCCATTGCTTCGAGCAAAGCCGATTGTACCTTGGCCGGGGCCCTGTTTATCTCGTCCGCAAGGATGAGGTTATTAAAGATAGGACCTGGTTGGAAAATGAACTTTTCATCCGAATCAGGTTGATATACCTCGGTTCCGGTAATGTCAGAAGGTAGCAAGTCCGGAGTAAATTGAATCCGACTAAGCCCGGTATCCAGGTTCTTGGCCAGACTGCTTATCGCCCTGGTCTTGGCTAATCCGGGCATTCCTTCCAGCAAGAGATTGCCATTGGCTAAGAGGACCATTATAATCCGGTTAACGACATTTTCCTGGCCAAGAATGGATTGATTCATACGTTCGGCCAAAAATTGAATTTGTTGATGAGTTTCCTTCATTTTGATGCTATTTAGCGAATAGAACGAGGAGAGTTTTAAATAAAAAAACCTATCCGGTAAAACGAAATTCACCGGATAGGGTGTAAATAGTATGATGGTTTAAGAATCTGCCTTTTCCATTTCTTCGGCAATTTCTCTTTCCAATTTGTTGTAACGGTCCATTAGTTCTTTGGAGATCTTGGCAGGCATATCGTGGATCTTCTTCAGTTTCATGGAGAGAATCACATTGAAAATACCAGCGGTCAAGAATGCCAGCCCTGTCCAAATGATGACGCCAAGTCCAGCAAAGGCCGGGTTCCATAAGAGGATGAAACCGAAGATCACTCCCAGGACCCCTATGACCATTAAATTGCCCCATGCCGTGACGCGAAAATTTCGAAGATCGATGGCTACACTTATTGCCTGGAAAGACCGGAAAAGCACGACGAATCCAACAAAGAAGGCCAAAGTTATCTTGGAAAGTTCAGGCCGATTAAGCATAATTAATCCAACGACCAAAGTCAATAGTCCCATTACAAAGGTCCATCCCCAGCCATCCAATATTTTTCGGTTATTCAATGCGAATAAAGCTTCCGCAGCTCCTGAAATCAGGAAGGAGAGCGCAAACAAAAAAGCCAAGGCGGCATACGAAGCTTCGGGCTTAGCGAAGGTCCAAATACCAATTCCGATCAGAACCAATCCGGCCAGTAGCGGTAAATACCAATATTTGACAGCTCCTCGAGCTCGTTTTAAAAATGTTTGTGGCATGTTGTTAGTTTTTAGTTGTGCCTACTCTGAACTAGTTTTCGGCTTCCCTATTGTTATCGGATAATACCTCCGAATCTGAAGTAAGGGCGGGTCCATTGCTATTGGAAATGGGGGTAAGGACATTTTGAAACTATTCCATCCATCTGTATTGATCAAATCAGTATTACATCCTGCCTTTCTGGCATCGCCGTTGATTGCGGCTACACAAGCCCCGGAATCAGGATGATACGCATGGCTGAGGCGGCTTAGAATACAGGGATATGGTAACATTAACCCCGGTCTTTCAACCAGGGGTTAACTAAGACGATCAATTGTTATTTGGAGCCTCCAGAGTTGGAGAGCTGTTCCATCACTTGATCAAGTGAGAAACTGGCCGCCTTCTGTCGAGGTGGATAATCCTTGAAGGTAGCCAGGAACTTTCCAACATACTCCTGTGCTGGTATAAACAGATAAACTCGGTCGATTAACCAGTCATAGTATGTGTTAGAGGTAATTTGCGCTCTTTCATATGGATCTCTCCTCAAATGGAACATCAGTGGTACACGCAATGGTGTAAACGGATTGGCCCAGGCTTCCAGAGTGGCCTCGACCTTTTGTTCCATAAAGATTAGTTTCCAAGGACCATAACGCAGAGCAGTTAAGTCACCGTCATCTGAAAAATAGAAAATCTCTTTACGAGGGCTTTCTACATTTTGAGGGTCCTTGAGGTGCTCCATCAGGTTGTATCCGTCCAAATGAACCTTGTAGTTGCGCCCCAGTGCACTGCTATTGTATCCGTCCAAGAGGTCTGTTTTGATATCTGATTTACCAGCAGCTGCCACAAAGGTTGGAAGCCAATCCATATGGTGCACCACGCCATTACTGACTGAACCTGGTTTGATGACACCTGGCCATCTCACCATAGCCGGCACTCGCCATCCACCTTCCCAGTTGGTGTTCTTTTCACCTCGGAAAGGAGTTGATGCTGCATCTGGCCACGTATTGTAATGAGGGCCGTTATCAGTTGAATAATGCACAATTGTATTGTCGGCTATACCCAATTCGTCCAAAAGGTCTAGGAATTGTCCAATATGCATATCGTGCTCGATCATACCATCGGTATATTCATCGTTACCCGGATGTCTGCGACTTTCCTGAACATGTGTTCGGAAGTGCATGCGTGTTCCACTCCACCAAACAAACCATGGTGTGCCCGAGGAAGTCTGTTGACGGATGAAATCCAAGGCTGCTGCAACGGTTTCATCATCTACAGTTTCCATTCGCTTTTTGGTCAGTGGCCCTGTATCTTCGATCTTACCATCGGCGGAACTACGGATTACTCCTCTGGGGCCATAGGTTTCACGGAAGGTTCGTCCATCGGCCATGATCATATCTCCTGGATAATCCTCATTTTCTGGCTCTTCTTCGGCATTCAAGTGATAGAGGTTCCCGAAGAAGACATCGAATCCGTGATTCGTTGGCAAGTGAGTGTCTTTATCTCCTAAGTGGTTCTTTCCAAATTGACCTGTGGCATAACCTTGATCCTTGAGCAGTCCGGCGATGGTAGGATCCTCTACTTGCATACCGAGATCTGCACCAGGTAGTCCTACTTTGGACAAACCGGTTCTGAATACACTTTGTCCCATAATAAAGGAGGAGCGACCCGCAGTACAGGACTGCTCTCCATAGTAATCCGTAAAGATTATTCCTTCTTTTGCTACCCGATCTATGTTCGGAGTTTGGTAGCCCATCATTCCCATGGTGTAGGCACTAATATTGGATCGACCGATATCGTCACCCCAGATAACAAGGATGTTCGGTTTGTCTTGTGCATAGACCATAGCAGCCATGATCATGCACAAAAAGACGGATAGGATTCTTTTCATAATCAAGAGTTTAATTAAAATTTTGAGTTAGTGGTGAATAACGTCTAATCTGAACTTAGACATTAGACTAATCAAGTTAACCAATTATTGATGAAACCCAAACAAAAAGAGGGATTTCCCACAGAAACCCCCTCGATAAAGTGTATTGTTCAAGTCTAACTTCCCGTGCCTAGACGAAAAACTAGGCCACCGCTGAATCCTCCAATAATCGTAGTTCCCGACACACTGACGCCACCGCCAATTCCACCTGGGCCTCCAGCCACATAAACTCCACCCCAGGAGACTGGGAAGAGGAGATTCCCTTGAAGGTTTAATCCAACTACTTCAGAGAACATGATATTGAGTCCAGCTTTGAAGGAAAATGCAAACTCTGTAGAATTAGACAAACTTCGGTTAACGATTTCACTGTTTTCATTAGACGGTGCTAGTATGACCAATCCCAATGCACCTCCCACAAAGGGTTTAACAGGAGCATCGTTTAAATAACGCATTACTCCGATCTGAATCCAGTCCGCGCTTAAATCAGCGACCTTTCTTTCTGTCGGAGCAATGTAGATGTCCTTTATGGACAATTCGGCGTCGTGATGGATCCATGAAGCTTCGACCAGAGTTCCATAGTCCACTTCATACCCCACATTGACCCCGTATTGGTCACCATCGGATATTTTTAAATAATTGACTCCATAGTTCAGTTTCGAGCCAAACTGTATTCCGTAAGAGGGAGTGATCTCTATGCTTTGGGCGCTCAATATGCCTATATAAAGAAACGCAATTGAAAACGCTATGATTTTTAATTTCATGCTAAAAGATTTGAGTAGATTATTTAAGCGCTGAAGCTATTTTATTGGCGTATATCTTAGCCGTTGCTGACGCGCCTTCTGGGTCTTCTAAAGACGAGGTAACCACCGCTAAAAGTTGTTTTTCTTCAGGTTCGTCCAGGTTGTAGAACAAGGTCTCCAACACATAGGTAACCGACTCTTGAGTAGTTACCGTTTCTGGCACATAATTCCCGCCATATTGCATGTAATAGGATCCTGGATAGGCATAGTAACCATAAAAACTTGCAGAATAGAAGGGTTCGGTAACGCCATAGGTCGCCCCGGCGTAGTAGCCTCCATCACTGTTACGTTGAACGGTGAGTTTTTTGTCTTTCATTACACTGATTACCACACCGTGGTAGCCTGCAGCTTCGATCTTTCTTTTGGCCTCGGCCACGTCGGCTTCTGTCAATTTCTTTTCCACATTTAAAGTTGGGATCTTTTTATAGCTCTCCGTAGCAGGTACGCCTGCGGCTCTCAATTTATTGGCAATAGCCTCTTCAAACGCTATCCGCGCTTGCTGATTATTAGTTCTGGCGATTACCAGAGTGTTCTTGGACTTTAAGGTGGCAGCATTTTCGCCTTTCCAGGAGTCCAGAACCTTTACGCCGGAGCATCCAATTAGACCGACGATAAACAAACTGAGTAAAAGGAGTTTTTTAATTGATTTCATGTAAGGATTTATTTTGGAAATAATAGTACGACTTGGATCCTCAGTTGACTCTCAGGACCGAAATCGGGTGTAACTACATTGTAATAGTAACCCAATTGGGCGTTTATAGGTAGTTTGCCGGCGCGAAATAGTTTCCCAGCACCCGCTCCAATAGGAACTGTCCATTGATTACCCGAACTAGCTTCCCAATTGGCTGTTATTATGGGTGCGGAATTTACATACCATCCATTGGACAGATTCTTGACGACAAACACCTGGGAGTAAAAAAAGTTCACATCCGGTCTGTCACTTGCCCCTGCATAGGACCAAGTGTTCTGGACAAGGCCTCCAACGGTCAATCCTTTGGGCTGCACTAAAACAACCACACTGGGCCCTGCGCTCCATTTACCAGTGCCCAGTACCGGATCTGTCGCGGTGGGAAGACCTAGTGCTAAACCATAACCAATGATAGTCTTCTTGGGTTTTGCCGAGGTGAGAAAAAGACTAAGGTTGACATCGCCTAAACCAAATTCGCTATTACTACTTCCCACAGGTTGAGAGATAACCGGAACGATCGTCCGGGTGATCAAGTTAAAATTCTCATTTATCTTAAATGGAAGTACTGGTTGAATATTCAGCGTGTTTCGAGTCCGGTTATCCGGACCAACACCAAAATCGATATTGTTTTGAAATGGCAAGCTGATCAGATCAGCAACTGGATTTTGAATTTTCTGCTCCAGGTTATCCGAATTACCAGTCTCTTCATCCTGTCCCAACACGATCGAAGAAAACGTCAATAAAGAGCAAAGAGCTATGAATTTGATCCTGTACATGGCTAAACGTGGGTTTTAATATGAAAAACTAAATTAGGTCAATCCAATGGAATGAATGGAGCGCGTGATGTTAATTCTTTTGACTCATGTATTTGGAAACCACAACCGCTGTGATGATAACCATATAGAATTGTCCTACCAACCCGATCAAAATAGCCGCTTTCCGGGCGGCATCGGCCACTGGAAAGATCTCTCCGTAACCTATGGTCAGCAAGGTGATGTAACTAAAATATACGATGTCCTCTACATTGGGCAATATACCCCTTGCTGGGGTTATTCCAGAAAAAGATCCTGGAGCGAACATCTCAATTATCATACACAATAATGCTCCGATAAGTCCAAGACAGATATAACCACTAATCAACCCTAACAAAGTCGACATGGTCACATTTTTCATGGTGAGTATCTGTTTGATGATCTCATAGGTCACCATGGCATAGAACGGGAATAAAACTGCCATGTTCACCAGGTGATTCAATCGGCCATCGCCAATTCCAAAGAGATTCAACAGGGAAGTAAGAAGCAGCAGACCGAGCAATACCAGGAAAAAACGAAACATCCGCTTATTATCTGATATAAGAAGCAGACCAGCAACCAGGTTTAGGGTGTTCGCTATAGGCAGAAAAACATCTTCAAATATTCCGAAAGGCATCAACAGGCCCCCGAAAAGAATAAAACTCAGACTGAGAAGAAAAAGTCCGAAACGATATGGATATAACCTTTCTACCAATGGACGTTTGTTATTCTATCCCCCAACGTTTATAGGCAGAACGCATTAGCTCGCCAATGATCTCTTGATGAACAGCATACTGTTCTGCGGTCAGGTTCTCTTTCATTTCAGCTTCTTGTTTATCTAAAAGCTTCTCTACTTCTACCTTTAACTCATCTTTGGAAAGCCCTTGATCTTTATCGTCCAGGCGGCCCATTTTTACGAAGTAGTAGGTGAGTGTGCTCCAGTATTCGTCTCTTTCCTCCTGGTTCATCCCCATTCGTTTATCTACCTCTTCATTCATCCACATTTGAAGGTTATCCTTTTCTTCCGAAGTAAAAATGGTCACTTTCCTATCCTTTTTAGAATATTCCTGTGACCAACCCGTAATTACTGCTCCAAGTAAAAGAGCGATCAATAGCATCCGTGTTTTAAGCATGATTTGGATTTTAAAGGTCTAAAGTTAATGCATTTGAGCAATTGAACTTTCTGGCTCGAAAATTTTTACATTTGCAGCCCACGGCCCCGTAGTTCAAGGGATAGAATAGAAGTTTCCTAAACTTTAGATCCAGGTTCGAGTCCTGGCGGGGCTACACCAAAACACTACCCGCGATAGCGGGTATTTTTTTTGAAGAGACCTTACCCCAAGCTTGCTTGAGGGTAAGGATCGAGAAAAAAAGTATGCCCCGCGAGAGGTAGTGTTTGGTGGGTAAAGAGCTTATTGCGTGAGGTCCAACGAGCCCGCAGGGCGAGTTAATCCTGGCTCTTCTGGATCAAGTAAAATCTTTCTTCATTTAATGAATGTTGTGTCGTGCTTTTTCAAGAGACAAGCTTGCTTGATCGATGGAAAGAGCACAAGCATAATCGCGAAGCGATAAAGATTTTACTTGCAGTATTGGATAAATCAGGATCATTTCTAAAGGAAATAATCCTAGCCCCTTGTTATTGAAAGTGCTCCTAATCAATTTCTTCTTCTCTGCCATTAAAGGCATTTGTGGGAGCTAGATGGGGGCTTTTTTGTGCCCGACATTCTCTGTTACGAAATATTCCAATCTTCAAATGTACTTTTGCAGTAAGACTTAAAGACTGCAAGAATGAATAAGTTCCCTTTGCTAATATCTCTGCTAATTGCAGGAACCATTTATTCTCAAGGTTGCACACTAGAGCTCGATGAGTTGGTCAAATCCCGCAAGTTTAACCAATTTCAATTCGAATCCTTTGCGGTTGAGCGAGGTTTCGTATACAATGCCATATCACGTACTTACTTTTGTGAAACTGCTAATTACAGTGACAATGTCGAACTCAAATAATATAGGGACAATGGGGATAATGGAAAATGGGTGAGTTATTCTTTTGAAGACAAGAAGACCTACCTTCGATTCAAGAAGGTACTAGACGAGAAATATAATTTCACAAGGACTGTTCAGCTTGAGCAAACTACGTTTTCCAACTATAGTAACGATTACCGTACCGCCTGGATAATGTTAACTTCTATATCAAGTGAGGCAGTGGGGTATTATGGGTATTTCCTATCTGTGCGTTACGTCAATAAATAAAAAACGGATACCTCAGGATCATGTCCTCACGGCATAATCCTGGGATGAATTCCCAAACCCCAACCACCAATTCAAGAATTAACTAAGCAAGTTGTATTAAACGAATTACTCTTTAAAATTTATCTGCTAACTTGATTTTGGGTGGGGGTGGAACCCTTGTGAAAGTTAACTTTCTCTCGTGGCAAATTTTAACCGAAAACAATAGATTTCGACTCACGACTCACGACTCACGACTCACGACTCACGACTCAAACCATCCCATTCCCATGGGCCATTTTATCAGGCACTTGTTGGATGGCGTCCCAGTGCTCGACGATCTTCCCATTGTCATCGAAACGAAAAAAATCCATGGTTACGTATTGGTCATTACCCGGCCAAGTTTGCATGGTATGTAAGGCGACCAGATCACCCTCGGCAACAGCCCGAACAAACTCAATTGACTTATCGGGATATTCGGACTGCATCCGTTCAAAATAGTCTATGAAGCCATCCTTTCCGTCGGCAACATCCGGGTTGTTGAATGTATTGATCTCCGACATAATGCTCCACGGCATTCTTGGGATCACCTAGAAAGGCCATTCGATAAAAAGCGACGGCATTGGCTTTGTTTCGTTCCAGCTCCGTTGAACTCACTGCTGACCGGATAGATTCTTGATCATCTCCTCCACCAGTTCTTTTAGCTCAAATCGATGACTCCAATTCCAATCTTTCCGGGCTTGACTATCGTCTATGCTGGCTGGCCACGAATCCGCGATCGCTTGTCTAAAATCGGGATTGTAATCCATTTGAAATCCGGGAATGCGTTTCTCGATCTCTGACGCAATCTCAGCCGGTGAAAAGCTAACCCCCGCCAGGTTATAAGAATTTCGTATGCTGATCTGTTCTGAAGGCACATCCATTATACTGATGGTGGCGCGGATGGCATCGTCCATATACATCATTGGAAGGGTCGATTGCGGGCCCAGAAAGCAATCATAATTACCATTGTTTAGGGCTTGGTGGAAAACATCTATTGCATAATCTGTAGTCCCTCCTCCAGGCGCAGTTTTATAGCTGATCAGGCCAGGATAACGGATAGAACGGACATCCACTCCAAATTGTTTGCTATAGTACTCGCACCATCTTTCTCCGGCTAGCTTTGAAATTCCGTAGACTGTACTGGGTTCAGTAATGGTATGCTGAGGAGTATTTTGACGCGGGGTTGTGGGGCCAAAGACTGCTATGCTGGAAGGCCAGAATAAACGGGTGATCAACCCTTCTTTAGCTATTTCCAACAGATTGAACAAAGAGGTCATGTTCAAGTCCCAAGCCTTGGATGGGTACTTCTCTGCGGTTGCAGAAAGCATAGCTGCCATCAGATAAACCTCTTCTACTTCGTTATCCTTGATGACGTCTTGGATTGCCATTTTATCCATGGCATCTAACTGCACAAATGGACCGGAATTAGTAAATGCGTCATCTATAGTGACAATGTCGCTGGCAATGACGGAGTCGTTGCCGTGAATATCCCTTAGGGCTGAGGTCAATTCGGTTCCTATCTGTCCTCTGGCACCGATAACCAGTATGCTTTTGCTCATCAATTTGCAGGTCTGAATCGCCGATAAATATAGTCATATTCTTGCCCTGATGTTCAATTTTTATGTGCTCAAGGCACGAATACCCTATATTTGTTGTCCTTGTGTTGAAAACTATGAGAGAACGCGCCTTGTTATTTCTGATCACAGGATTGATAATTGCACTTTCTTCCTGTCAGAACAAAGCAGGAGATGAGAACCAGCCTTTAGAAGGTGTCTTGCAGGACAGTACCCGCTTATACGGAAATGTCGATTATCGGTTTCCAGCCCTATCTCAGCAGACTATGGAGGTATTAACCCTATGGCCGATCTTTGAAGAGTTCAAATCTGAAGTAACAACCATGAACGGGCACTCTGTGGGTGTGATTCAAAATAAATCTAAGCGCTTAATACAGCACACAGACTCATTGAGAAAGACCATCCCGGATACATTGAATACCCTTCCTATCTACTCCCGACTTATGGTGACACAAACCAGAGCTGAATTGTTGAATCAGGAGGCTAATCGGGACAGATTGGACACCCTTTTGCTAGAGCAAGCCTTGGCAGAATTGAATCTATCGGTTAGCAGTTTATTCGTCCAGATTAACGAGAAATTTCAGAAGGACCAGATCGATCAGCAGCGAGCAGTCGACGAACAACTGGAACTGGAGAAACAAAAAAGATTCCTAGACTCGATAGAACTCCTTGAATTACAGGACCAGATTAGGAACGATACTGTAACAAATCGAGAAAATTGACACTTATACGTAACCTCGTAGAGGTTATTACAGTCTTTAGTATAGAAACCAAAAATAACAATATGAAAACCAAACTGATCAGCACTACAATGGCTCTCACCTTGCTCGTTGCTTTGGTGAGTTCGTGCGCCGAAGAAAAAGATACGGCCAAGGTGGATGATGCCCCTCACGGGTTAATTATGGCCAACATGGATACCGCTGTAGATCCCAAGGAGGATTTCTACAATTATGTGAACGGTACCTGGATGAAAGAGACCAAGATTCCAGACGATCGCTCCAGTTGGGGTGGATTCAGTGTACTGCGGAAATCGACAGATGCAGACGTGCTGAGATTGATCTCTAACGCAAAAGAGTTTAACCGATATTCTGCGGATTCCGATCAAGGCAAAGCCTTAGCCTTGTTCGATACCAAATTGGATACACTTACTCGCAATGACCGCGGAATATCCCCGCTGCAACCAACATTAGACAACATTGCCAGTATCGAGAATCTGGAAGATCTTCAAACGAAGTTGGCGACAGACCCGGCTATGTCTTCTCCATTCTTGGGAGTTCAGGCTTTCGGAGATCTAAATAACTCAGCAATGAACGCAGCTTATCTAACTCCAGCAGGTTTAGGTCTTCCGGACCGTGATTATTATCTGGATCAGGACGACAAGTCCAAAGAGATTCGAGCGGAATACGTTAACCACATCACAAGAATGCTGCAATATCTGGGAGATGACGAGGCTACAGCACGTCTAAGTGCAGAGAAGATTTTGGAAATGGAAACCAAATTGGCCGAGCCTCGCTTTGACAAAGTTCAGAGTCGTGATGCTCGTAATTTCAACAACCCAAAAACACTAGCTGAGGTACAGGAAATGATGCCGGCAATCAACATACAGAAATTACTAGATGACCTGGGTGTCGAGAAACAGGTAGATACGATGATCGTGATGCAGCCGGAATACACCAGAGTCCTGAACGATTTCATGACTGAGACCCCAATGGAGGATATCAAGACGCTGATGCGTTGGGATACCTTCAATAGTAATACCAATGTATTGACCACGGATATCGAAAAGGCCAATTGGGAGTTTTACAGCAAATACCTTCGAGGGGCGCAAGAACAACGTCCTGCAGAAGAGCGTGCCCTGGCAACGGTAAACGGTACAATGGGAGAGGCCTTAGGTCAGGTTTATGTTGACGAAATGTTCCCACCTGAAGCCAAGGCCAAGGCGGAATTGATGATCGCTAACGTGATCGCGGCCTTCCAGGACAGAATCAAGAATCTGGATTGGATGAGTGATTCCACTAAATTAAAAGCTGTCGAGAAATTGGATAAGTTCACTGTGAAGATTGGTTATCCGGACGAGTGGGAAGATTACTCCAATATGGAGATCAAAGCCGAAAACGGCTATTTCGAGAATATGGTGGCTGCGAACAAGTGGGCACTGGAAAAGAACCTTGGTGAGATTGGTGAGCCCGTAGATCGAGGTGAGTGGGGTATGGCTCCTCAGACCGTAAACGCTTACTTCAACCCCTTGAACAATGAGATCGTGTTCCCGGCAGCTATCCTTCAGCCACCGTTCTATGATTACCTGGCTGACGAAGCCGTTAACTATGGAGGTATTGGTGCAGTAATCGGTCACGAGATCTCTCATGCCTTTGACGACAGTGGATCCAGATTTGACGGTGATGGTAATCTGGTCAATTGGTGGACAGAAGATGATCTTGTCAAGTTTACCGAGAGAGGAGATGCCTTGGCAGAGCAGTATTCTCAGATCGAGGTACTGGATAGCGTTTTCATCAATGGAAAATTCACCCTTGGTGAGAATATTGGAGATCTTGGAGGTCTTTTAGGAGCTTATGACGGTCTGCAGCGTTTCTACGCCGAAAACGGACGTCCGGAAGATATTGACGGATTAACGGCAGAACAAAGATTCTTTATGAGTTGGGCAACAATTTGGAGAACACTCTCCAGAGAAGATGCCTTGAGGACCCAGATCAAAACGGATCCGCACTCACCTGGACGATACCGGGCTACTCAGCCATTACTGAATATCGATGCCTTCTATGAAGCATTCGATATTAAAGAAGGAGATGCCATGTATTTGCCACCGGAAGAGCGTGTAAGAATTTGGTAGATGAATTGATTATTTTTGATAGATGGGGAGCCTTTGGGCTCCCTTTTTTATAGGTGGTGAATAAAGTCGTATTCTAAAACGGGGCCGATCTGGTCGGAATCAACCTGCTTGTAGATTAGGTCACCACCGGACTCTTCCGAGTAATGTGGAGGTTCCAGCCCTAAAGATTCTGCAACCATGGAATAGTAATCTGCCTTTGTGGGATGCGAGGGCATGACGGCATTAAAGATCTTGCCATACGCATTTTGCCTTATGATAAGGGAAATGATCTGAACACAATCTTCTCTATGGATGAGGTTTACCGGAGCATTCCCGCCACTCAAGTTCTTTCTGCCTGCCAGATATCTGACCGGTTGCCGACTGCCGCCATAGAGTCCTCCAAACCTGACTATAGTGGTTTTAAAACCTCCCGAGTTAAAGAACATCTGTTCCACCTGTAATAGCTGTCTACCTGCTTCAGTTTCCGGTTTGGGCAGGTCTTTTTCGGTTACCTTCCCTTGTGAATCGCCATAAACGGATGTGCTGGAAACTAAAATGACCTTTTGGGCCTTAGACAGCTTGATCTCATCCAGGAAATAGGCCATCTTCAATACATAGTCTGAGCCTGTATTACGCCTTAAACCAGGCGGAATCATAATTACAAGGGTCTCAACCTCTCCGAGAAAGGCCTGAACAGGACCTTGAATGCCATGATCGGTGAGGGTTATCGGATAGACTTCCAGACCGCTTTGTTGCAGCAGTCCGGCCTTGTCCAGACTGCTCACGCTGCCTTTGATGGTATACCCCAAAAGTTTTAGGTGACGTGCCAATGGCAGGCCCAACCACCCAACTCCCGCCATACCGATCGTTCTAGTCATCAGCAATTAATGAGTCGGTTGGAATTGTATTAAATAGTCGAGGGTCAAATGATCTTCGAACAACAACGGCATCGGTAGTTACGAAGGGTTTGGGCATGGTATTCTCTGGGCGAGGATTCATGTTCAGTCTGTCATTGCTCATCAGATCAAATGAGTATTCCAATATGGTGAAAGGGATGCTTTGATCGGCGGAGGTATAAGCCACTTCCAAGCTATCGCCATGGGGAACGTAATATTGTAGTATAAAGTTACTGCGTCTGTTTGGCCAGACATAGCCGGTACTATCCGCTTCAATGGATTTTCCGTTGTAGACCAGTTTCTTAAAGGTCACCAGCGTGTCTGCATACAAACGGATCAGCCGGGCATCCTCCCGAGGGTGAACCGTAAATCGGACACTGCGATCATTACCGATCAGGGTGTCTTCGTTCAGTTGAACATCGAAGAAATCCATGAGCACATCAGGTGCCCGGTTCGCAAAAGAATAACCAGTATTGTATTTGCTGCCAGAAGCACTGGCTACATAATCTGAAGCTGGCTTGGGTTCTTCTCCCAGGTAAGACTCAGTCCAGCTATCCAGAACATCATCATAGCTCACCCAATAGCTTTCTCCTTTATCCTGGTCTTGGTAATAGATCAAACTATTTGGCTTTTGCTGTTCTGGGGTAAAGTCACTCTGCAGATGGGACCGAATCAAGAACACCATTGATAGCAGCAGGACAGAATAGGTCAGGAATTTCTTTCCTTTCCAATAACCGATAACCGGCAGTGCCAATCCAAAAAGTAGCACAGTAAAAGCGCAGCTGGCCAACAGCATTTCCAGCCCAAGACCAACTGGGAAGAATTGAATCAGTGGAGAGAACAAGATCAATGCCGGCGCAATTAGTAAGGCCATCAATAGCAAGTTGGGAGTTTCCTGCCATATCATTA contains:
- a CDS encoding M13 family metallopeptidase; protein product: MKTKLISTTMALTLLVALVSSCAEEKDTAKVDDAPHGLIMANMDTAVDPKEDFYNYVNGTWMKETKIPDDRSSWGGFSVLRKSTDADVLRLISNAKEFNRYSADSDQGKALALFDTKLDTLTRNDRGISPLQPTLDNIASIENLEDLQTKLATDPAMSSPFLGVQAFGDLNNSAMNAAYLTPAGLGLPDRDYYLDQDDKSKEIRAEYVNHITRMLQYLGDDEATARLSAEKILEMETKLAEPRFDKVQSRDARNFNNPKTLAEVQEMMPAINIQKLLDDLGVEKQVDTMIVMQPEYTRVLNDFMTETPMEDIKTLMRWDTFNSNTNVLTTDIEKANWEFYSKYLRGAQEQRPAEERALATVNGTMGEALGQVYVDEMFPPEAKAKAELMIANVIAAFQDRIKNLDWMSDSTKLKAVEKLDKFTVKIGYPDEWEDYSNMEIKAENGYFENMVAANKWALEKNLGEIGEPVDRGEWGMAPQTVNAYFNPLNNEIVFPAAILQPPFYDYLADEAVNYGGIGAVIGHEISHAFDDSGSRFDGDGNLVNWWTEDDLVKFTERGDALAEQYSQIEVLDSVFINGKFTLGENIGDLGGLLGAYDGLQRFYAENGRPEDIDGLTAEQRFFMSWATIWRTLSREDALRTQIKTDPHSPGRYRATQPLLNIDAFYEAFDIKEGDAMYLPPEERVRIW
- a CDS encoding SDR family oxidoreductase yields the protein MTRTIGMAGVGWLGLPLARHLKLLGYTIKGSVSSLDKAGLLQQSGLEVYPITLTDHGIQGPVQAFLGEVETLVIMIPPGLRRNTGSDYVLKMAYFLDEIKLSKAQKVILVSSTSVYGDSQGKVTEKDLPKPETEAGRQLLQVEQMFFNSGGFKTTIVRFGGLYGGSRQPVRYLAGRKNLSGGNAPVNLIHREDCVQIISLIIRQNAYGKIFNAVMPSHPTKADYYSMVAESLGLEPPHYSEESGGDLIYKQVDSDQIGPVLEYDFIHHL